The segment CCTCGGAGCTCTAGGCGATAGCGGTGCTGTAACTACCAACGATGACGAATTAGCATCGGTAGTAAGGGCATTAGCCAATTATGGATCCTCAAAAAAATATGTCAACGATTTTCAAGGTTTAAATAGCCGCATGGACGAATTGCAGGCAGCTTTCCTCATTGTGAAGCTCAAATACATCGATACCGAGAATCAACGCCGCCGAGAAATTGCACAATACTATTGCGAAAACATCAAACATCAAGATATTATTTTACCCATCAATACCACCATTCATCATCAAATAACCACATTAAAAAACCATGTTTTTCACTTATTTGTCATCCGCCACCCCCAACGCAATAAATTACAACAATATTTAAGCCAACATGGCATTCAAACACTTATTCATTACCCTATTCCTCCACACAAACAAAAGGCGTACAAAGAATGGAACTACTTATCTTTTCCTATAACTGAAAAAATCCATAACGAAGTACTGAGCTTGCCGATGAGTCCGGTATTAAAAGATGAAGAAGTAGAAAACGTTGTAAAAATCATAAATCTATTTAAGTAATAATTCTCCTCTTTAATGCAGGAAGATAATTCATATAAACAAATTTTAAAAGCAACAACACTTTTCGGTGGAGTACAAATAATTAATATTATTATTGCCATTATCCGCTCTAAGTTTATTGCCGTACTGCTTGGTCCCACCGGTATGGGAATAGCTGGATTGTTGACCTCAACTACAGGATTAATCAGCGGATTAACGAACTTCGGACTGGGTACAAGTGCTGTTAAAAATGTTGCCGACGCCAATGGCACCGGAAATCAAATTCGGGTTTTTATTATTATAACCGTACTCCAGCGTTGGGTGTGGATTACAGGCTTGTTAGGAAGCATTATTACTATAGTGCTTTCGTCATGGCTTAGCCAAATTACATTTGGTAATAAAGATTATACAACGGCTTTTATATACTTATCGGTTACTTTGTTACTCAATCAGCTTAGTTCAGGACAAATGGTGGTACTCCAAGGATTAAGAAAATTACAATATCTTGCCAAAGCAAGTCTCTCGGGAAGCATTGCAGGACTTTTAATTTCTATACCTATGTATTATTTGTGGAACATTAAAGCTATTGTTCCTGCTATAATCATTTCTTCATGCATTGCCTTATTTTTTTCGTGGTATTTTTCACATAAAATAAAATTTGAACCGGCAAAGGTTTCAAAAGTTAGAACCATTGCCGAAGGTAAAAATATGCTCTTCATGGGTTTTATGATCAGCTTAAGCAGTTTGATAACCATAGGGGTAGGGTATTTAGTGCGTATATTTATTAGTAGAACGGGGGGGGTGGAACAAGTAGGATTATATACTGCCGGTTTTGCTATTATTATAACTTATGTTGGTTTAATATTTAATGCAATGGCAACCGATTATTACCCACGATTATCGGCAGTGGCTCACAGTAATGAGCTTAGCAAAAAAGCCATGAACGAACAAGCCGAAATAGCAATACTCATTATTGCACCCATTATTATGATTTTTTTGGTTTTCATCAAATGGCTTATTATTCTCTTATATTCAACCCATTTTATCGCTGTAAATGCAATGATACACTGGGCAGCTTTAGGCATGCTTTTTAAGGCTGCCAGTTG is part of the Bacteroidales bacterium genome and harbors:
- a CDS encoding oligosaccharide flippase family protein, coding for MQEDNSYKQILKATTLFGGVQIINIIIAIIRSKFIAVLLGPTGMGIAGLLTSTTGLISGLTNFGLGTSAVKNVADANGTGNQIRVFIIITVLQRWVWITGLLGSIITIVLSSWLSQITFGNKDYTTAFIYLSVTLLLNQLSSGQMVVLQGLRKLQYLAKASLSGSIAGLLISIPMYYLWNIKAIVPAIIISSCIALFFSWYFSHKIKFEPAKVSKVRTIAEGKNMLFMGFMISLSSLITIGVGYLVRIFISRTGGVEQVGLYTAGFAIIITYVGLIFNAMATDYYPRLSAVAHSNELSKKAMNEQAEIAILIIAPIIMIFLVFIKWLIILLYSTHFIAVNAMIHWAALGMLFKAASWSIAFILLAKSASKLFFWNELLANVYMLLFNIIGYRLGGLEGLGISFMLVYFVYLIQVFVLANVKYSFSFNKDFIRIFVIQLFLAFICFLIMKLMAMPYSYIAGSFFIVISAWFSFKELDKRIGINAIWKVLRSKLINKMRI